Genomic window (Achromobacter sp. B7):
CAGCTCCAGGCCGGCAAGACGCGCACGCGCGGCGTGGAATTGGAATTGCGCGGCCGCGTCACCAAGAATGTCGACGTCATCGCCAACTACCTCTACACCGATGTCGACCCGCAACTGGAAGCCCTGCCCAAGCACATGGCGTCCTTGTGGGGCAAGTACCGCTTTGCGCTGGCCGGCCAGCCCGGCTTCGCGGTGGGCGCGGGCGTGCGCTACCTGACGGCCTTCCGCGATGGCGGCGCGCCCGAAACGCCCGCCGTCACCTTGTTCGACGCGATGGTCAGCTACGACAACGGCCCGTGGCGCTATGCCTTGAATGTCAACAACATTGCCGACCGCACCTATGAAGTGGTTTGCCTGGACCGTGGCGACTGCTTCTACGGCGCCCGCCGCACGGTAATGTTGAGCGGGGCGTACCGCTTCTGACGCAAGGCTCGTCGCGACGCCGGCATTTGCGCTAAACCCTCCAGGACGGAAATCCTGAAAAACCCGAGCCAGCTGCAAAACCTGTACGTACAGGCAGTACGTACAGGTGTACACTAGCGGTTTTTCAACCCCCACTGACAGACGCGTCAACGAACGTCTGCAATCCACCAGAACCGTCCTGGAGACTTACGCAAGTGTCGACCGCTGCCTCTTCCCGTTCGCCTTTTTTTGGCACCATGCAGAAAATCCCTGGTGGATTGATGCTTGTGCCGCTCATCCTGGGTTCCCTGATCGGCACCTTTGCCCCTGATGCGCTGGCCATCGGCGGCTTCACCACCGCCCTCTTCAAGAACAGCGCCCTGCCGCTGATCGCCCTGCTGATCTTCGCGACCGGCACGCAGGTCAACGCCCGCACCGGCGGCCCCATCCTGGCCACGGCCGGCACCATCCTGCTGATGAAGACGCTGGTGCCCGCCACGCTCATCATCATCCTGGGCAGCTACGTCGGCCTGGACGGCGTGCTGGGCGTGTCGATCCTGGCCTTGCTGGCCGCGTTCGACAACAGCAACGGCGGCCTGTGGCTGGCCTACACCGGCCAGTACGGCGATGCGCGCGACCGTGGCGCCTACGTTGCCAGCGCCGTCAATGACGGCCCCTTCTTCAGCCTGCTGTTCCTGGGCGCCTCGGGCCTGGCCGACATTCCCATGATTGCCCTGGTGGCGGCGCTGGTGCCGTTCCTGCTGGGTGTCGTGGTCGGCAACCTGGACCCGAAGTGGCGCGACGTGCTCAAGCCCGTGCCCAACATCGTCATCCCGTTCTTCGCCTTTGCGCTGGGCACCGGCATCAACCTGGGCGCGGTCGTCAGCGGCGGCATCAGCGGCCTGATCCTGGGCCTGATCATCAGCCCGATTACCGGCGGCCTGGTCTACCTGGGCTACCGCTTGATCCTGCGCCGTGGCGGCAAGAGCGGCCTGGGCTTTGCCGCCGGCACCACCGCCGGCAACGCCATCGCCACGCCCGCCGTGGTGGCCGCCGCCGATCCCAACTTCCAGCAATACGTGTCCACTGCCACCGCGCAAGTGGCCGCCTGCGTGCTGATCAGTTCCATCCTGGCTCCGATCCTGGCGTCGTACTTCCTGAAGCGCGCCGGTGAACTAAAGTCCGAGGACGCGGACGCAAGCCGCGCCACGCCGACGTTGGGCGAGGCGCGCGGAGAGGCGCTTTGACCCCCACCATCGCCATCGTTGCCGATGACCTGACCGGCTCGGGCGACACCGCCGTGCAGTTCGTGCGCGCCGGCTGGAGCACGCACCTGTCCATCGGCGGCGCCGAGGAAGCGCTGTCCGGCCCGGCCACGGCCGGCGTCGAAGTGCTGGCGGTCACGACCAACAGCCGCGCCCTGCCCGCCGCCGAGGCCGCCCGCGTCATCGACCAGAACGTGCGCCAGCTGCGCGCGGCCGGCGTGTCGCGCCTGTACAAGAAGGTGGACTCCACCTTGCGCGGCGCCTTCCAGGCCGAGATCGACGCGGCCCGCCTGGCCTGGGGCCCGGACACGGTGGCGGTGATCTGCCCCGCCTTTCCCGCCACCGGCCGCACCGTTGAACAAGGCGTGCTGAGGGTGAACGGCAAGCCCGTCACGGAAACGTCCGCCGCGACGGACCCGGTCACGCCCGTCACCGAAAGCCATATCCCCACGTTGCTGGGTTGCGCCCACGTCGCGGTGCAAGACGGCGACACGCCGGAAGCGCTGGCCGCGCGCATTCGCGAAGCGGGCCACACCGTGGTGGTGGATGCCGCCACGGACGCCGACCTGGAGCGCCTGGCGCGCGCCATCGGCTTGCTGGGCGAACACGCCCTGCCCGTGGGCGCGGGCGGCCTGGCCGTGCCGCTGGCTCGCGTGTGGGCCGGTGCGGACCAGACGGCGCCCGTCGTCGTCGTGGTCACGTCGCAGCACAGCGCCGCACGCGCGCAAGCCGCTGCACTGAAGGCGTCGGGCGCCGACACCTGGACGCCCTCGCTGCAACAACTGGCCGACGACGCCGCCTGGCAGGCCTGGACGCAGCCGCTGTTGCAGGCCCACGCCAAGGCGCCGGCCGACGCCGGCACCGTACTGCTGCTGGCGCCCGAAGGGCAGCTGGACGGCCTGGATTCCGAGAAAGTCGCCGAACGGCTGGGCAGCCTGGCGGCGCAATTGATCACGGCATCCCGCGCGGCGGGCGTGGTCGCCACGGGTGGCGACGGCGCGCGCAGCGTGCTGGTGGCGCTGGCCGCGCGCGGCATCGCGCTGGTGGATGAAGTCATGGGCGGCGTGCCTCTTGGCACGCTGACCGGGGGCATGGCCGCGGGCCTGCCCGTGGTGACCAAGGCCGGCGGCTTTGGCACCGAAGACGTACTGGTTCGCGCCGTGCGCGCGATCCGCGACAGGAGATTCAAGCGATGACACAACCTCAATCAAACAAGCTGCCGCTGTTGGCCGTCACCCTGGGCGACGTGGCCGGCATCGGGCCGGAAATCACGGCCAAGATGCTGATGGGCCATGACGAACTGCGCCAAAAGGCCCGCCTGCTGGTGGTGGGCGATGTGGACGTGATGGTCAACGCGGTGCGCGGCCTGGGCGGCGACCCCGCCATCGTGCGCAAGCTGGACCGCGCGGCCGACTGTACCAATGCCCCCGGCACCATCGAAGTGCTGCAAGCCGGCCCGTCGCTGGCCCACGTCAAGTTGGGCGAAATCAGCGCCGACGCGGGCGACGGTTCGGTGCGTTTCGTGACCACGGCCTGCGCCCTGGCGCGCGCCGGCGAAGTCGACGGCATCGTCACCGCGCCGCTGAACAAGGCCGCGATGCACGCCGCCGGCCACAAGTGGCCCGGCCACACCGAACTGCTGGCGCACGAGTTCGGCGTCAAGACGTTCTCGCTGGTGCTGTCGGCCGGCGACCTCTACATTTTCCACGCCACCACGCACGTATCGCTGCGCCAGGCCATCGACGATCTGACGCCCACGCGCATGCGCGCCGTGCTGCGTCTGGCGGGCTCGTTCGCCAAGGCGCTGGGCCGTGGCGACCAGCCGGTGGCCGTGTCGGGCCTGAACCCGCACGCCGGTGAAAACGGCATCTTCGGCAGCGAAGACGCCGACATCCTGGCCCCGGCCGTGGCCGAAGCCAACGCGGCCGGCATCCTGGCCGCCGGCCCGATCCCCGCCGACGCCCTGTTCCCGCAAGCCGTTCGCGGCAAGTGGCAGTTCGTGATTGCCTGCTATCACGACCAAGGGCACGCGCCGTTCAAGGCCGTGTATGGCGATGACGGCGTCAACATCACCGTCGGCCTGCCCGTCGTGCGCGTGTCCGTGGACCACGGCACCGCGTTCGACATCGCCGGCAAGGGCATCGCGCGCGAAGACAGCCTGATCCTGGCCGCCGAGCGCGCCGCGCACCTGGCCCCGGGCTGGACGCATGTATGGGAAACTGCGCGGGCACAAACCGGAGGTTGATTTCCATGGCGCCCGCCACGCACGACGCACTGCCCGTTCTTGATCGCTCTGGCGATACCCCGCTGCACGCCCAGGTGGCGGCCTTGCTGCGGGGCTTTATCCGGACGAACAAGCTGGCGGCGGGCGCCGTGCTGCCCAGCGAAGCCGCGCTGTGCGTACGCTTTGGCGTGGCGCGCAGCGTGGTCCGCCAGGCGCTGGCCGCGCTAGCCACCGAAGGCTTGATCCAACGCGAAAGCGGGCGCCCGGCAACGGTTGCCGCGCCGCAGGAACATCGCCGGCTGGTGCAGCGGTCCACCGGGCTGTACGAACAATTCGCGCAGTCCGGCGTGGCCTTGCAGACGCGCGTGCTGGCGTTCGCGCGGGCCGAACCGCCCGCCGACGTGGCGGCGTTTTTTGGCACCACGCAATTACTGATGCTGGAACGCTTGCGTCATGTGGCCGACGCGCCGCTGGCGTATGTGCGTACGTGGCTGCCGGCTGACGCCGTGCCCGGGCTGCGCGCCGACGATCTGGCCGACGCTTCCTTGCATGGCGTGTTGACGCGGCGCTTCGGCCTGCGACCCGGCGCGGGCCGCAACCAGATCCGCGCCGTGGCCGCCGACGCCAAGCTCGCCAAACTGCTGCACACCCAGACCGGCACGCCGCTGCTGATGTTGCAGGGCCAGGGCATGGATCAGCATGATCGTCCCCTGGAGTGGTTCACCA
Coding sequences:
- a CDS encoding 2-keto-3-deoxygluconate permease, translated to MLVPLILGSLIGTFAPDALAIGGFTTALFKNSALPLIALLIFATGTQVNARTGGPILATAGTILLMKTLVPATLIIILGSYVGLDGVLGVSILALLAAFDNSNGGLWLAYTGQYGDARDRGAYVASAVNDGPFFSLLFLGASGLADIPMIALVAALVPFLLGVVVGNLDPKWRDVLKPVPNIVIPFFAFALGTGINLGAVVSGGISGLILGLIISPITGGLVYLGYRLILRRGGKSGLGFAAGTTAGNAIATPAVVAAADPNFQQYVSTATAQVAACVLISSILAPILASYFLKRAGELKSEDADASRATPTLGEARGEAL
- the pdxA gene encoding 4-hydroxythreonine-4-phosphate dehydrogenase PdxA; this encodes MTQPQSNKLPLLAVTLGDVAGIGPEITAKMLMGHDELRQKARLLVVGDVDVMVNAVRGLGGDPAIVRKLDRAADCTNAPGTIEVLQAGPSLAHVKLGEISADAGDGSVRFVTTACALARAGEVDGIVTAPLNKAAMHAAGHKWPGHTELLAHEFGVKTFSLVLSAGDLYIFHATTHVSLRQAIDDLTPTRMRAVLRLAGSFAKALGRGDQPVAVSGLNPHAGENGIFGSEDADILAPAVAEANAAGILAAGPIPADALFPQAVRGKWQFVIACYHDQGHAPFKAVYGDDGVNITVGLPVVRVSVDHGTAFDIAGKGIAREDSLILAAERAAHLAPGWTHVWETARAQTGG
- the dtnK gene encoding D-threonate kinase, whose amino-acid sequence is MTPTIAIVADDLTGSGDTAVQFVRAGWSTHLSIGGAEEALSGPATAGVEVLAVTTNSRALPAAEAARVIDQNVRQLRAAGVSRLYKKVDSTLRGAFQAEIDAARLAWGPDTVAVICPAFPATGRTVEQGVLRVNGKPVTETSAATDPVTPVTESHIPTLLGCAHVAVQDGDTPEALAARIREAGHTVVVDAATDADLERLARAIGLLGEHALPVGAGGLAVPLARVWAGADQTAPVVVVVTSQHSAARAQAAALKASGADTWTPSLQQLADDAAWQAWTQPLLQAHAKAPADAGTVLLLAPEGQLDGLDSEKVAERLGSLAAQLITASRAAGVVATGGDGARSVLVALAARGIALVDEVMGGVPLGTLTGGMAAGLPVVTKAGGFGTEDVLVRAVRAIRDRRFKR
- a CDS encoding GntR family transcriptional regulator yields the protein MAPATHDALPVLDRSGDTPLHAQVAALLRGFIRTNKLAAGAVLPSEAALCVRFGVARSVVRQALAALATEGLIQRESGRPATVAAPQEHRRLVQRSTGLYEQFAQSGVALQTRVLAFARAEPPADVAAFFGTTQLLMLERLRHVADAPLAYVRTWLPADAVPGLRADDLADASLHGVLTRRFGLRPGAGRNQIRAVAADAKLAKLLHTQTGTPLLMLQGQGMDQHDRPLEWFTTWHRAEQLVFDVDVSMGHESVHPRLQDAPAERAEPAESAHSASVANLADPAEAADVAFRPVPRPPQDATSPHDPLARAQALVAELSAELARLRGQA